From a single Oceanobacillus kimchii X50 genomic region:
- a CDS encoding CalY family protein — protein MGIKKQLGMGVVTAVLGLSLIGGGTFAYFSDTVETSNTFAAGTLDLTAKPTEIINVGNMAPGDSMVRDFELHNSGTLDINTVYLETNYTVEDAQGDNSEDFGEHIVVEFLYNVNNLDEVIYQTTLAELQEMTPEAINEHIFYPAIGDEGLAAGDSHDFVVQFNFNDNGEDQNQFQGDALNLEWTFIATQGDGKDI, from the coding sequence ATGGGAATCAAAAAGCAATTGGGCATGGGTGTGGTGACAGCAGTACTGGGGTTATCATTAATAGGAGGGGGAACATTCGCATACTTTAGTGACACCGTAGAAACAAGCAACACATTCGCTGCGGGCACGTTGGATCTAACAGCGAAGCCAACGGAGATTATTAATGTTGGAAATATGGCCCCTGGAGATTCGATGGTTCGTGACTTTGAACTTCATAACAGTGGCACACTCGACATTAACACAGTATATTTAGAAACTAATTATACTGTTGAAGATGCACAGGGTGATAATTCGGAGGATTTCGGAGAACACATAGTAGTAGAATTTCTTTATAACGTAAATAACTTGGATGAAGTGATTTACCAAACAACATTGGCAGAATTGCAAGAAATGACACCGGAAGCGATTAATGAGCATATTTTTTATCCAGCAATTGGTGATGAAGGTCTTGCAGCAGGAGACTCCCATGACTTTGTGGTTCAATTCAATTTCAATGATAACGGGGAAGACCAAAATCAGTTCCAGGGTGACGCTTTAAACCTTGAATGGACATTTATTGCTACGCAAGGTGATGGAAAAGATATCTAA
- the argS gene encoding arginine--tRNA ligase, producing the protein MDAKQIFVQSLYECMDGNLKKERLYSLIEKPKQAKMGDLAFPCFELARNYRKNPQEIATQLVEEINSIYFERVEAVGAYVNVFLNKALFTKKILQQISKEKTNFGYSNLGEEKVITIDLSSPNIAKPFSMGHLRSTVIGNAIANIAEKVGYKTVRINHLGDWGTQFGKLMVAYQKWGNEDQVRANPIKELLQLYIRFHEEAEVDTKLNDIGRKWFKRLEDGDAQAEELWGWFREESLKDFSRIYELLGISFDSYNGEAFYNDKMDRVVHELQQKGLLIESEGAKVVTLEEENLPPCLIQKRDGTTLYATRDLAAAIYRYETYHFAKSLYVVGNEQTLHFTQLSYVLQKMGYNWAKNMKHISFGMMLKEGKKMSTRKGKLVLLEEVLQEAIQLANNNIMEKNPLLEKKEEVARQVGVGAVIFHDLKNDRHNDVEFSLEDMLRFEGETGPYIQYTHARMNSLLKKGGYRETNNVSVVDINEAWPIITRLMALQDTVMKAYNASDPSKIAKYLIELAREFNKYYANVRILGDEENKQARLQLVYSVKTVLKEGLRLLGIQAPDAM; encoded by the coding sequence ATGGATGCAAAACAAATCTTCGTTCAATCATTATATGAATGCATGGACGGGAATTTAAAGAAGGAACGATTATATTCTTTAATTGAAAAACCAAAACAAGCAAAGATGGGGGATTTAGCTTTTCCTTGTTTTGAATTAGCACGTAATTATAGAAAAAATCCTCAAGAAATTGCGACACAGCTAGTCGAAGAAATAAATTCTATTTACTTTGAGCGGGTAGAGGCAGTGGGAGCATATGTCAATGTTTTTCTGAATAAAGCTTTATTCACAAAAAAAATTCTCCAACAAATTAGTAAGGAAAAAACAAATTTTGGTTATTCAAATCTTGGTGAAGAAAAAGTAATCACAATCGACCTCTCGTCTCCTAATATCGCAAAACCTTTTTCAATGGGACATTTACGTTCAACCGTAATTGGAAATGCAATTGCTAATATTGCAGAAAAAGTAGGATATAAAACGGTTCGTATCAATCATTTAGGAGATTGGGGTACACAGTTTGGTAAATTAATGGTGGCATATCAAAAATGGGGAAATGAGGATCAAGTACGAGCGAATCCAATTAAAGAATTACTTCAACTTTATATTCGTTTTCACGAAGAAGCGGAAGTTGATACTAAGCTCAATGATATAGGAAGAAAATGGTTCAAGCGATTAGAAGATGGAGATGCACAAGCTGAAGAATTATGGGGTTGGTTTCGTGAAGAATCGTTAAAAGATTTCTCAAGAATTTATGAGCTATTAGGGATTTCATTTGATTCTTATAATGGGGAAGCTTTTTACAATGACAAGATGGATCGTGTCGTTCATGAACTGCAGCAAAAAGGTTTATTAATTGAATCGGAAGGAGCAAAAGTTGTTACGTTAGAGGAAGAAAACTTACCACCTTGTTTGATTCAAAAACGTGATGGAACTACGTTATATGCAACACGTGATTTAGCTGCTGCTATTTATCGTTATGAAACATATCATTTTGCAAAATCCTTATATGTTGTAGGCAATGAACAGACTCTGCACTTTACACAGCTGTCTTATGTACTACAAAAAATGGGATATAATTGGGCTAAGAATATGAAGCATATTTCGTTTGGTATGATGTTAAAAGAAGGAAAGAAAATGTCTACTCGAAAAGGAAAACTTGTGTTATTAGAAGAAGTACTACAAGAAGCAATTCAGTTAGCAAATAATAATATTATGGAGAAAAATCCTTTATTAGAGAAGAAGGAGGAAGTAGCAAGACAGGTTGGCGTAGGAGCTGTTATTTTCCATGATTTAAAAAATGATCGACACAACGATGTGGAATTTTCTTTAGAAGACATGTTGCGTTTTGAAGGGGAAACAGGTCCGTATATTCAATATACCCATGCAAGAATGAATTCATTGCTGAAAAAAGGAGGATATCGTGAAACGAACAATGTTAGCGTAGTTGATATAAATGAAGCATGGCCTATAATTACGCGTCTTATGGCTCTTCAAGATACAGTTATGAAAGCTTACAATGCTTCTGATCCTTCTAAAATAGCAAAATACCTTATTGAGCTAGCAAGAGAATTCAACAAGTATTATGCGAATGTACGAATTTTAGGGGATGAGGAGAATAAACAGGCGAGATTACAACTTGTATATTCGGTAAAAACAGTTTTAAAAGAAGGACTGCGATTATTAGGAATTCAAGCGCCAGATGCT
- a CDS encoding purple acid phosphatase family protein, whose amino-acid sequence MKNVIRDLKGEKDLKLKKRSIAALLAVGIILPSAVAVADQQEHPDAETYKPSPVPDRVLLGWEGDTTTTQSVSWRTDDSVTTPVAEIAAAEEGPNFTSNTLTVEAETSEEIEANLGYTNQYHTVNFEGLEPGTQYLYRVGDGANWSEWYEFTTAAAEDEPFSFIYMGDAQNDIKEHWSRVMRSAYSDLADASFIVHAGDMINHGDADQQWGEWYEGAGWINGMVPSIATAGNHEYYRTTNEPRKLSEYWGPQFAYPGNGPEGLEKQVGYWDYQDMRIISLDSNVGYADIDQQAEWLDEVLENNPNQWTVITFHHPIFSSGEGRDNVELREAILPVIEKHNVDLVFQGHDHTYARGHLSNEQNGEREYTTGTMFVNSVSGPKMYDRSEVVWEENNAYVRSGAEDTQMYQHIYVDGEELKYESYNALGELFDEFTMTKQSDGQKQVTEAEGSEEEPIESSIEQVQTQVDEFLVSGDITSQETGRHLQTHLTSVGHYQEAQSVDKAIKHMNSFIELLEVIKEEQLITENAFNSLKASAEELIEQWG is encoded by the coding sequence ATGAAAAATGTAATAAGAGATTTGAAAGGTGAGAAAGATTTGAAATTGAAAAAGCGTTCCATAGCTGCGTTGCTTGCAGTGGGGATTATCTTACCAAGTGCAGTAGCTGTGGCCGATCAACAAGAGCATCCAGATGCAGAAACGTACAAACCTAGTCCGGTTCCAGACCGAGTTTTATTAGGATGGGAAGGCGATACAACTACTACTCAGTCTGTTTCATGGAGAACGGATGATAGTGTTACGACTCCTGTTGCAGAGATTGCAGCAGCTGAAGAAGGTCCTAATTTTACAAGTAATACGTTAACGGTTGAGGCAGAAACTAGTGAAGAAATTGAGGCAAACCTTGGCTATACGAATCAATACCATACAGTGAATTTTGAAGGTCTTGAACCAGGTACGCAATACTTGTACCGCGTAGGTGATGGTGCAAACTGGAGTGAGTGGTATGAGTTCACTACAGCAGCAGCTGAAGATGAGCCATTTTCATTTATTTACATGGGTGACGCTCAAAATGATATAAAAGAACATTGGTCACGCGTGATGCGTAGTGCTTATTCAGATTTAGCTGATGCGAGCTTTATTGTGCATGCTGGAGATATGATTAATCACGGTGACGCAGATCAGCAATGGGGTGAGTGGTACGAAGGAGCTGGATGGATAAACGGTATGGTACCTAGTATTGCGACAGCAGGGAACCATGAGTATTATAGAACTACAAATGAACCTAGAAAACTGTCCGAATATTGGGGGCCTCAATTTGCATATCCTGGTAACGGTCCCGAGGGATTAGAAAAGCAAGTGGGCTACTGGGATTACCAAGATATGCGAATTATCTCTTTAGATTCAAATGTCGGATATGCAGATATTGATCAGCAAGCAGAATGGTTAGATGAAGTTCTTGAGAATAATCCGAATCAATGGACAGTCATTACGTTTCACCATCCCATTTTTTCTTCTGGTGAGGGACGTGATAACGTAGAGCTTCGTGAAGCGATACTTCCTGTAATCGAAAAGCACAATGTAGACTTAGTTTTTCAAGGTCATGATCACACGTACGCTCGAGGACATTTGAGTAATGAACAAAATGGGGAAAGAGAGTACACTACTGGTACGATGTTCGTTAACTCTGTATCTGGTCCAAAAATGTATGATAGATCTGAAGTAGTTTGGGAGGAAAATAACGCATATGTGAGAAGCGGGGCAGAAGATACCCAGATGTATCAACATATTTACGTTGATGGTGAAGAGCTGAAATATGAATCATATAACGCTTTGGGTGAATTATTCGATGAGTTTACAATGACAAAACAGTCTGATGGTCAAAAACAAGTTACAGAAGCAGAAGGATCGGAAGAAGAACCTATTGAATCTTCTATCGAACAAGTGCAAACACAAGTGGACGAATTTTTAGTTTCGGGAGATATTACGAGTCAAGAAACAGGTAGACATTTACAAACTCACTTGACCTCCGTAGGGCATTACCAAGAGGCACAATCAGTGGATAAGGCGATAAAACACATGAATAGTTTTATAGAGTTATTGGAAGTTATAAAAGAAGAACAATTAATCACTGAGAATGCTTTTAATTCACTTAAAGCTAGCGCGGAAGAATTAATTGAGCAGTGGGGATAA